In the genome of Actinomadura graeca, one region contains:
- a CDS encoding TenA family protein — MSLASHLEDLGRPLVEEQLKHPTVAGIARGDLPEAVFRSWLEQDYLFLHDYVRVFSRLAWQAPSAHLGDLVDLAYTTFHDELDLHRSLSASFGADLDGAAQGPACAAYTTFLLDSAATYAEGLAALYPCMWGYSTLGARLAEDPPSEPRYRRWVDTYADPGFAALTGRCAQMIDESGADAGRAERLFLEGMRHELAFWDVPL, encoded by the coding sequence ATGAGTCTCGCTTCGCACCTGGAGGATCTCGGCCGCCCGCTCGTGGAGGAGCAGCTCAAGCACCCGACCGTCGCGGGCATCGCGCGCGGGGACCTCCCCGAAGCGGTGTTCCGGTCCTGGCTGGAGCAGGACTACCTCTTCCTGCACGACTACGTCCGGGTCTTCTCCCGCCTCGCCTGGCAGGCGCCGTCCGCGCACCTCGGCGACCTCGTGGACCTCGCGTACACGACGTTCCACGACGAACTCGACCTGCACCGTTCGCTCTCCGCCTCGTTCGGCGCCGACCTGGACGGCGCGGCGCAGGGCCCCGCCTGCGCCGCTTACACCACGTTCCTGCTGGACAGCGCCGCCACCTACGCCGAGGGGCTCGCCGCGCTCTACCCCTGCATGTGGGGGTACTCGACGCTCGGCGCCCGTCTCGCCGAGGACCCGCCGTCCGAGCCGCGCTACCGCCGCTGGGTCGACACCTATGCCGATCCCGGATTCGCCGCGCTGACGGGCCGCTGCGCCCAGATGATCGACGAGTCGGGGGCCGACGCGGGACGCGCCGAACGCCTGTTCCTGGAAGGTATGCGCCACGAGCTCGCCTTCTGGGACGTGCCGCTCTGA
- a CDS encoding alkene reductase → MTMASPLLHPYEGPHLTLPNRIAMAPMTRGRADDVTAVPHPLTRHYYAQRAAAGLIVTEGIWPDPRGKAGPGIPGLVTDEQVAGWREVTGDVHAVGGTIFAQLWHVGRMSHPLAQPGGATPLAPSAVRIESEQIFTHEGDLDHVTPRAMTIAEIEETVAAFAAAARNAVRAGFDGVEIHGANGYLFQQFLAENTNLRTDRFGGSLDGRLRFTLDVVDAVVAAIGAGRVGLRISPDNPENEIAERDPRGTYRALVDALDPLGLAYLHVIERGAYGALADLRPRWSGTLIGNFNGPEATAQRAGEEVIAAGLADVFSFGRLFISNPDLPARFATGAPLAPYIPDLVYGGEAEGYVDYPALTAARP, encoded by the coding sequence ATGACGATGGCCAGCCCCCTCCTCCACCCCTACGAGGGACCGCACCTCACCCTGCCCAACCGGATCGCGATGGCGCCGATGACGCGCGGACGGGCGGACGACGTCACCGCCGTCCCGCACCCGCTGACCAGGCACTACTACGCGCAGCGCGCCGCCGCCGGGCTGATCGTCACCGAGGGGATCTGGCCGGACCCCCGCGGCAAGGCCGGTCCCGGCATCCCCGGCCTGGTCACCGACGAGCAGGTCGCGGGGTGGCGCGAGGTCACCGGTGACGTCCACGCGGTGGGCGGGACGATCTTCGCCCAGCTCTGGCACGTCGGGCGCATGTCGCATCCGCTCGCCCAGCCCGGCGGGGCGACCCCCCTGGCGCCGTCGGCCGTGCGGATCGAGTCGGAGCAGATCTTCACGCACGAGGGCGACCTCGATCACGTGACGCCGCGCGCGATGACGATCGCCGAGATCGAGGAGACGGTCGCCGCGTTCGCCGCCGCGGCGCGCAACGCGGTCCGCGCCGGGTTCGACGGGGTGGAGATCCATGGCGCGAACGGCTACCTCTTCCAGCAGTTCCTCGCCGAGAACACCAACCTGCGCACCGACCGGTTCGGTGGTTCGCTCGACGGCCGGCTCCGCTTCACCCTGGACGTGGTGGACGCCGTCGTCGCCGCGATCGGCGCCGGGCGCGTCGGACTGCGGATCTCGCCCGACAACCCGGAGAACGAGATCGCCGAGCGGGACCCGCGCGGCACCTACCGCGCGCTCGTCGACGCGCTCGACCCGCTCGGCCTCGCGTACCTGCACGTCATCGAGCGCGGTGCCTACGGTGCGCTCGCCGACCTGCGGCCCCGCTGGTCGGGAACGCTCATCGGCAACTTCAACGGGCCTGAGGCCACCGCGCAGCGCGCCGGGGAGGAGGTCATCGCGGCGGGCCTGGCGGACGTGTTCTCATTCGGGCGCCTGTTCATCTCCAACCCCGACCTGCCTGCGCGGTTCGCCACCGGCGCGCCGCTGGCGCCGTACATCCCGGACCTCGTCTACGGCGGGGAGGCCGAGGGGTACGTCGACTACCCGGCCCTGACGGCCGCCCGGCCCTGA